ACCGGGGGGATTCCGCTGGACGTGCCGGTCCCGGTGTCCATCGATGGAGAGACGCGACGCGTAGAGTTTCAGGATGGAGCGGCGACGCTATCAATCCCGTCGGGGGCATCGGTGCAAGTCGATGAGAGGGGACGGGTCCTAAAAGATCTAACAGTTCTCTCTGAGTGACGGGGAGGGAGACAGCGCGCCCGCGTCTTTCGAAAGCAAGAAAAAACGGGCGACCCCTTGTGGGATCGCCCGTTCGAATGGACGGACATTGTCCATACCATTTGACGCACCTTAGATGTTGATCGGTTCGCCGTACGCAGCGCGTGTCGCCTCCATGATCGACTCGGAAAGCGTCGGGTGCGGATGGATCGCCTCCATGATCTCGTGACCCGTCGTCTCGAGCGTGCGAGCCGTGACGACCTCGGCGATCAGCTCCGTGGCGTCATGCCCGATGATGTGGCAGCCCAGCAGCTCGCCGTACTTCTTGTCGTAGATGATCTTGACGAAGCCTTCGTTGTGGCCCAGTGCAGCGGCCTTGCCGGAGGCTTTGAAGGGGAATTTGCCGACCTTGATGTCGTAGCCGGCTTCCTCAGCCTGCTCTTCGGTATAGCCGACAGATGCGATTTGCGGCTGGCAGTAGGTGCAGCCCGGGATGTTTTTCTTGTCCATCGGGCGGACATCCTCACCTGCGATCTTCTCGACGCAGATGATGCCTTCGTGGCTGGCTTTGTGCGCGAGCCAGGGGGCGCCGGTCACGTCGCCGATCGCGTAGACCCCGTCCACATTGGTGCGATAAAACTCGTCGACGACGATATCGTTGCCGTTGGTTTCGACACCAAGCTCTTCGAGACCGATGTCTTCGACGTTGCCGACGACACCGACTGCCGAGAGGATCTGATCCGCTTCGATGTATTCGGTCCCCTTGTCGGTTTCGACCTCCACTTTGAGCGCCCCATCGGCTTCCTCGTAGCCCTGCACCATCGCGCCGGTCATCACATTGATGCCGGCCTTCTTGAAGGACCGCTTGAGCTCTTTCGAGACGTCCGCGTCTTCTGCGGGCACGATCCGATCCTGCACCTCGATGATCGTGACATCGGTGCCCATGTGCTTGTAGAAGTAGCCGAACTCGACACCAATGGCGCCGGCTCCGACAATCACGAGACGGTCCGGGCGTTCCGTCTGAGTCATCGCTCCGGTCGACGAGACAACGTTGTCTTCGTCAATCGGGAGGGGCGGAATCTCGCGCGGACGTGCTCCCGTCGCAATGATGATATGCTCGGCGTTAATCGTTTTCTCTTCGCCGACCTGCTCACCGTCCATATTCTCGCTCGGGACGATCTCAACCGTGCCGTTGCCGGCAAGGCGGCCGTAGCCGTAGTGGACGTCGATGTCGTTTTTGCGCATCAGGTACTGCACGCCCTTGTTCATC
This DNA window, taken from Longibacter salinarum, encodes the following:
- the lpdA gene encoding dihydrolipoyl dehydrogenase, with the translated sequence MATTYDCVIIGSGPGGYETAIRASQLGLKTAIVEKNKLGGVCLNIGCIPTKALLKSAEVMAESKHISDFGLNLEGEITPDFPKVIERSRGAASQMNKGVQYLMRKNDIDVHYGYGRLAGNGTVEIVPSENMDGEQVGEEKTINAEHIIIATGARPREIPPLPIDEDNVVSSTGAMTQTERPDRLVIVGAGAIGVEFGYFYKHMGTDVTIIEVQDRIVPAEDADVSKELKRSFKKAGINVMTGAMVQGYEEADGALKVEVETDKGTEYIEADQILSAVGVVGNVEDIGLEELGVETNGNDIVVDEFYRTNVDGVYAIGDVTGAPWLAHKASHEGIICVEKIAGEDVRPMDKKNIPGCTYCQPQIASVGYTEEQAEEAGYDIKVGKFPFKASGKAAALGHNEGFVKIIYDKKYGELLGCHIIGHDATELIAEVVTARTLETTGHEIMEAIHPHPTLSESIMEATRAAYGEPINI